In Candidatus Obscuribacterales bacterium, the DNA window CAGTCTCCTGATCGGGTGCTGCTGTGGCTGAATGAATATCTAGATGAAATGACCCAGTCTATTCAAGAGCATCAGGGCATCGTCAACAAATTTACCGGTGATGGACTGATCGCGGTTTTTGGGGTGCCTGTGGGACGAACGACCGAGGACGAAGTTGCTCAAGATGCTCGCCATGCCGTCAGTTGTGCCTTAGATATGGGCGATCGCCTACGGGTACTGAACCAAGCATGGCAAGCTAGGGGGCTACCGGAATGTCACATTCGCATCGGCATTTTCACAGGCAGCATTATTGCCGGTAGCCTGGGGGGAAAAAACCGATTGGAATACGGGGTCATTGGAGACAGCGTTAATATTGCCTCTCGTTTAGAAAGCTGCTGTAAAGACATTCACCCAGGACAGTGCCGGATTTTGATTGCGGAGGAAACCCGCCAGTACCTTGATGAGCAGTTTGAGTTAGAGGACTGGGGTGGAATGCTGTTGCGAGGACGAGAGCAAACGGTGCAGGTCTATCGCGTGGTGGTGCCGTCTACGAAGGCAGATCAACCATCGGTTTACTATCTCAATGCAGAATCGTCAACCTATACGAAAATCGATACAGATTCTGTGAAGAATTAATTAACACAACAGGTGATAGTTCGCACGGATGTCATGTAC includes these proteins:
- a CDS encoding adenylate/guanylate cyclase domain-containing protein; translation: QSPDRVLLWLNEYLDEMTQSIQEHQGIVNKFTGDGLIAVFGVPVGRTTEDEVAQDARHAVSCALDMGDRLRVLNQAWQARGLPECHIRIGIFTGSIIAGSLGGKNRLEYGVIGDSVNIASRLESCCKDIHPGQCRILIAEETRQYLDEQFELEDWGGMLLRGREQTVQVYRVVVPSTKADQPSVYYLNAESSTYTKIDTDSVKN